One segment of Clostridium botulinum DNA contains the following:
- a CDS encoding zinc-ribbon domain-containing protein encodes MEDKILVCKDCGEEFVFSVGEQEFYKEKGFDNEPVRCAACRRAKKAQNNRR; translated from the coding sequence ATGGAAGATAAAATATTAGTATGTAAAGATTGTGGAGAAGAATTCGTATTCTCAGTAGGAGAACAAGAATTCTACAAAGAAAAAGGATTCGACAACGAACCTGTAAGATGTGCAGCTTGTAGAAGAGCTAAGAAAGCACAAAATAATAGAAGATAA
- a CDS encoding TolC family protein, whose product MKKNVKRIITFFISIGIISTNYTYAFANEIKMNNEVSSTSSIITLDKVINAAINNSDKLELKTKDIKYYRDKIKFQKSANDFYEEVNDDVVDEQLLDFKYHQLKILKDQSEESKKFLEDQIASKITDMYNNIVIKQMEIDNLNESVQIKNNDLYYLRVKAEIGKYKFNDLEDRELEIKSLKDNIESKQNLLNINKEYLGILTGLDLSNSNFDQNINYDKVSIGNSIDNYLDDKIDKYLHYNEEILEITEDCFKDIKEDGVDDILDEDTPSSPSASNYITKTEGEEGKINVSVDYGSYAVALMKYKSEVETYVKHLNRYESYLDGMHNVDEGKVKLEDSKKSLKNGLKETYAAVINLENTIDNLKETIKSTNKKLEFAKASVEHGMMTKNDYEAKVLSVKQLEINLKNLISTHNSLISNIEKPWTLINN is encoded by the coding sequence ATGAAGAAAAATGTTAAAAGAATAATTACGTTTTTTATTAGCATAGGAATTATAAGTACAAATTATACTTATGCTTTTGCCAATGAAATTAAAATGAATAATGAAGTTTCAAGTACAAGTTCTATTATAACGCTTGATAAAGTAATAAATGCAGCTATTAATAATAGTGATAAATTAGAATTAAAAACAAAAGATATTAAATACTATAGAGATAAAATAAAGTTTCAAAAAAGTGCAAATGACTTTTATGAAGAGGTTAATGATGATGTTGTTGATGAACAATTACTAGATTTTAAATATCATCAATTAAAAATTTTAAAGGATCAATCTGAAGAGTCAAAGAAGTTTTTAGAAGATCAGATTGCTAGTAAAATTACTGATATGTATAATAATATAGTTATAAAACAAATGGAAATAGACAATTTAAATGAAAGTGTACAAATTAAAAATAATGATTTATATTATTTAAGAGTTAAAGCTGAAATAGGTAAATATAAATTTAATGATTTGGAAGATAGAGAATTAGAAATAAAATCTTTAAAAGACAACATTGAATCTAAACAAAATTTACTAAATATTAATAAAGAATACTTGGGGATTTTAACTGGATTAGATTTGTCTAATAGTAATTTTGATCAAAATATTAATTATGATAAAGTTAGTATAGGAAATTCAATAGACAATTATTTAGATGATAAAATAGATAAGTATTTACATTATAATGAAGAAATTTTAGAAATTACAGAAGATTGTTTTAAAGACATTAAAGAAGATGGTGTAGATGATATACTTGACGAAGATACCCCATCATCACCTTCAGCATCAAATTATATTACAAAGACTGAAGGGGAAGAGGGGAAGATAAATGTAAGCGTGGATTATGGAAGTTATGCAGTTGCACTTATGAAATATAAAAGTGAGGTAGAAACTTATGTAAAACATTTAAACAGATATGAATCTTATTTAGATGGAATGCATAATGTGGATGAAGGGAAAGTGAAATTAGAAGATTCTAAAAAGAGTCTAAAAAATGGACTAAAAGAAACTTATGCAGCAGTAATTAATTTAGAAAATACAATTGATAATCTTAAGGAAACAATAAAATCTACTAATAAAAAGTTAGAATTTGCGAAGGCAAGTGTAGAGCATGGAATGATGACTAAGAATGATTATGAAGCAAAAGTACTTAGTGTTAAACAATTAGAAATAAATTTAAAAAATCTTATTAGTACTCATAATAGTTTAATAAGTAATATTGAAAAACCATGGACACTTATAAATAATTAA
- a CDS encoding ABC transporter permease, which produces MFRIIKEELGNIITAFITPLVALLLLGYVYSNVFVENIPYGIFDNDNSALSRNIISQLQNHPGLDVIYYAESESDLEEAINSKKINAGIVIPKDFSIDMAMKKSPNVMFLIDDTNMLIGGNALSYSGSVIGTLNAGVQMKMMQGNNMYDSVVKSTMGTFSYAERLVYEPQGGYTRNMLYTIAPVVMQMFFLTKFSLPLLKRKKKEFVTIKFKSKQFIMSVLDIIVRTLIISTVSVIASFTGLFIIRKLFDLPLRGDILIYAVLMYAFFFSLMAISFVFAAFIDNAAYFEQGYLMLNMIFVLLSGVAYPLYMIPENLVRWVKVFLPIIHVAIPLKALNLKAIGWDVVLPYLNSSFKYTVFWLIVGVSSYSISIAYKRYRALDESKEEVEDDALVSIN; this is translated from the coding sequence ATGTTTAGGATAATTAAAGAAGAATTAGGAAACATAATTACTGCATTTATTACACCTCTAGTTGCATTATTACTTTTGGGATATGTATATAGCAATGTTTTTGTTGAGAACATCCCATATGGAATTTTTGATAATGATAATTCAGCATTGTCTAGAAACATTATATCTCAACTTCAGAATCATCCAGGCTTAGATGTAATATATTATGCAGAATCAGAGTCAGATTTAGAAGAAGCTATAAATTCAAAAAAAATAAATGCGGGAATAGTAATTCCAAAAGATTTTAGTATAGATATGGCAATGAAAAAATCACCAAATGTAATGTTTTTAATAGATGACACTAATATGTTAATCGGCGGTAATGCTTTAAGTTATAGTGGTTCGGTGATTGGTACATTAAATGCTGGGGTTCAAATGAAAATGATGCAAGGAAATAATATGTATGATTCAGTTGTAAAATCAACTATGGGGACATTTTCATATGCAGAACGTTTAGTTTATGAACCACAAGGCGGATACACAAGAAATATGCTATATACCATTGCACCAGTAGTAATGCAGATGTTTTTTTTGACTAAATTTTCATTACCACTTTTGAAAAGAAAAAAGAAAGAATTTGTAACAATAAAGTTTAAATCAAAACAATTTATAATGAGTGTGTTAGATATTATTGTTAGAACATTAATAATATCAACAGTATCTGTGATAGCAAGTTTTACAGGATTATTTATAATAAGAAAATTATTTGATTTACCTTTGAGGGGAGATATACTTATTTATGCAGTTTTAATGTATGCATTTTTCTTTAGTCTTATGGCAATAAGTTTTGTATTTGCAGCATTTATAGATAATGCTGCATATTTTGAACAAGGTTATTTAATGTTAAATATGATATTTGTTCTTTTATCAGGGGTAGCATATCCATTATATATGATTCCGGAAAATTTAGTTAGGTGGGTTAAGGTATTTTTACCAATAATACATGTAGCTATTCCATTAAAGGCGCTGAACTTAAAGGCAATAGGATGGGATGTAGTATTACCATATTTAAATTCAAGTTTTAAGTATACGGTCTTTTGGCTAATTGTAGGCGTATCATCTTATAGTATTAGTATTGCATATAAAAGATATAGGGCTTTAGACGAATCTAAAGAGGAAGTAGAAGATGATGCATTAGTAAGTATAAATTAA
- a CDS encoding ABC transporter permease → MKIEFSDIFQKIDNLKNNTIKKIKNSFLYKCKPICALKNILKIFYGFIKKHKYICAPIIMLFLISIGITYIFGMEFSKLPVSQVPTVIVNHDTSHTAQNLVDMISQNEVFNVIKYSEDNEDIKEALDKGQAATGILIPENFSEDILNGKSAKIMTFYDGTMTSTSSVSKGKIAEVLNTIKSGYLMGIAEGKFGLNPQMAKSVIAPMGYSYRLMGNPTNNMAIFMVQGLILTVIEVGVAVVGASISENKSYIKLILKGIIIAILGTICAFICSAILVKQFGIPYRGTISGGIVLALFCNIGTAFFGVFLNISQKGDKHKAISSCSIVALTLLLSGYTYPVIAMPEIFSKIKDYLPNTHFLMPIRDIALLGYGINDVLDHIIWLVKFSLIMIALVSLIYVTSHKKIKKNVEKIPSEVIA, encoded by the coding sequence ATGAAGATAGAGTTTAGTGATATTTTTCAAAAGATAGATAATCTAAAGAATAACACAATAAAAAAGATAAAAAACTCATTTTTATATAAATGTAAGCCTATATGCGCTTTAAAAAATATATTAAAAATTTTTTATGGTTTTATAAAAAAACATAAATATATATGTGCACCAATTATAATGCTTTTTTTAATATCTATAGGTATTACGTATATATTTGGTATGGAATTTTCTAAATTACCAGTATCACAGGTACCAACAGTTATAGTTAATCATGATACTTCTCATACAGCACAAAATTTAGTAGATATGATTTCTCAAAATGAGGTATTTAATGTTATTAAATATAGTGAAGATAATGAGGATATTAAAGAAGCTTTAGATAAAGGGCAAGCAGCAACAGGAATATTAATTCCAGAGAACTTTTCAGAGGATATACTTAATGGAAAATCTGCTAAAATAATGACATTTTACGATGGTACTATGACATCAACGTCAAGTGTTTCTAAGGGGAAAATAGCAGAGGTGTTAAATACTATAAAAAGTGGTTATTTAATGGGAATTGCAGAAGGAAAATTTGGATTAAATCCACAAATGGCTAAGAGCGTAATAGCTCCCATGGGATATTCATATAGATTAATGGGGAATCCTACAAATAATATGGCTATATTTATGGTTCAAGGACTTATTTTAACTGTAATTGAAGTAGGGGTAGCAGTAGTTGGAGCATCAATTAGTGAAAATAAAAGTTATATAAAGTTAATATTAAAGGGAATAATTATAGCCATACTTGGAACAATATGTGCTTTTATATGCTCGGCAATTTTAGTAAAACAATTTGGAATACCATATAGAGGGACGATAAGTGGGGGAATAGTATTAGCATTATTTTGTAATATTGGAACTGCTTTTTTTGGTGTGTTTCTTAATATATCACAAAAAGGTGATAAACATAAAGCAATATCTTCATGTAGTATAGTAGCACTTACATTGCTTTTAAGTGGATATACGTATCCAGTAATAGCAATGCCTGAAATATTTTCAAAAATAAAAGATTATTTGCCTAATACTCATTTTTTAATGCCTATTAGAGATATTGCTCTTTTAGGATATGGAATTAATGATGTTTTAGATCATATCATTTGGTTAGTTAAATTTTCGTTAATTATGATTGCATTGGTTTCTTTAATATATGTGACATCACATAAAAAAATAAAGAAGAATGTTGAAAAAATTCCAAGTGAGGTGATTGCATAG